One window from the genome of Vidua chalybeata isolate OUT-0048 chromosome 3, bVidCha1 merged haplotype, whole genome shotgun sequence encodes:
- the LOC128785304 gene encoding heme-binding protein 1-like, with protein MKNKLRVGIQCEEAAYEERRYPAGKWACVTMGEPMYEQSISMSFMKLMRYICKENSVGCHLGMTVPVLNEIHLTKEGTELEREVLTAYYLPGAFQQNPPVPMDPEIHIIERAPLRVISRVFYGMTTEETILREISLFWELLGSTDMVLRGTYIVASYENPSIPQRRNEIWFICQAE; from the exons ATGAAGAACAAGCTGAGAGTAGGAATACAG TGCGAAGAAGCAGCCTACGAGGAGCGGCGGTACCCAGCTGGGAAGTGGGCCTGTGTCACCATGGGGGAGCCCATGTATGAGCAGAGCATCTCCATGAGCTTCATGAAGCTCATGCGCTACATCTGCAAAGAGAACTCTGTAG GTTGCCATCTGGGCATGACAGTCCCAGTGCTCAACGAAATCCACCTGACCAAGGAGGGGACTGAGCTGGAGCGTGAGGTCCTAACTGCCTATTATCTCCCAGGAGCATTCCAGCAAAACCCCCCTGTTCCCATGGACCCCGAAATCCACATCATCGAGAGGGCACCACTCCGGGTTATAAGCAG GGTTTTCTATGGGATGACCACTGAGGAGACAATTCTGCGGGAGATCAGTCTCTTCTGGGAGCTCTTGGGCTCCACAGACATGGTGCTGCGGGGAACCTACATTGTGGCTTCTTATGAAAATCCCAGCATCCCTCAGCGCCGCAATGAGATCTGGTTCATCTGCCAGGCCGAGTGA